A region of the Pseudomonadota bacterium genome:
AAACGCCGATGCCCCATCCCGCAAACAGCGAATCTTGCGCAGTTAAAATAGGTGCTAATACTACGTAGACGTAGTGATCGCCTCCTTTCAAGCGAAGTTTTCTAACCGAGATCGGGTTAAGACTTCCAATCTGGTGTGGGTCATCCCCTAGGACGCTCTCCTGTGAGCCTTGAAGTGATATGAAACGCTTTGCTGGGCGCAGGTCAACAAACGGCAATTTTGGCCTACCGTAGAGCTCTGGGCTTATGGTGATGATGCCGTGTTGATCAAGGATATAGAGCCGCACAGATCTATTGAGCATAGAGAGGTCGTTTATCACCCTGCGTAGCTCCTGATCATCAACCTGCTCGCTGTAGCGGTGCAGCCGTTCGGCGAATAATTGGGAGATATTTCGATTGGCCAAAGTCTCAGAATTTAGCAATGCGTTACGAGATAATAGGACGCTCGTCCAAACCTGAAATCCGACTGTAGTGAGCGCCAGCAGTGCGAACACAATCAACAGTTTCGTTGAGATAATAGATCGGAATCCACGCAGGTATAGCCTAGCAACGTGGCAGCGCTCACGCAGCAATTGCCTGCTGGATTTAAGCAGCCCTAGAAACTGCATCGCTCTTACCTATGCACTTATATCCAACGCCCCAGACCGTTTGAATAAAGGTCGGATTAGTTGGGTCAGGTTCAATCTTGGAACGTAATCGGTTGATATGGGTGTTTACCGTGTGCTCGTACGCACTTGAGGAGTATCCCCAGACGGCGTTAAGTAGGTGCTCACGGGTAAAGGCCCGGCCGGAGCTCTTTGCCATATAAAACAGGAGATCAAACTCGGTGCTAGTTAGTTCAAGCTCTTTGCCATGTAACGAAACGTTACGGGAGCTTGGATTGATAGTTAAGCCTTCGATGGTGAGCGCTGGCTCCAGCCGTTCTGGAGACGATCCGCTTCGTCGTAGCAACGCCTTTACCCGCGCGCAGACCTCGCGAATACTGAAGGGCTTCGTTACGTAGTCATCGGCACCGATCTCTAGACCGATTATCTTATCGACCTCCTCGCCGCGGAAGGTCAGCATTATGATCGATGCGCGGATATTACGTTTGCGGATTTCACGACAGATCTCTATTCCGTCGCGACCGGGTAGCATCACGTCGAGCATAATCAGGTCATAGGCATCTGTAAGGGCTAGTTCGAGCCCACGGTTCCCGTCTGCGGCATAGGTTACCTTGAGTCCAAGATCCTCAAGATGGAGCGTTAGGAGCTCCCCTATATGGTGATCATCATCAATAACTAGAACTCGAACCAGGGCATGACTCATAATAACCTCAAAGCTAAAACGGAACGTATGAGTATGTTATGGCGATTATCTGGTTGGATGTGCTTAAGCAGGGGAGGTATATGGAGCGGCTGGCCCAGAATAGTTATCAAATAACATAGATTCAGGTGGTTAGCGCGCAAATTTCAAGGCTGAACGGAGCGCCGTACGCGCCGACGAGGAGTTAAAATAGCTGCGGCAAACACAAATAAGATCGGATAAAGGGGCAGCAGGTAACGTGGAAATTTAACCTGAAAGTATCCGGTAGCTGTAAAGAATACGATCATAAAGATAAGGGGGATAATCTCTGAGCTAAAAGGGGTACTCAGCAGCTCGCGCCTAAGCACCTTGTCGACAAACTCCAGGGCCATCTTGGCGCAGGTTACGAGTATACCGAGAGCTCCCACAATAAAGATCGGCCAACCCATCGTGTACCAGAGCATCTGTTTTAGGTGATAAAGATACGGAATCGTGTGTGCATACTGAATCGTATAAGGAGGTCTCCAGAGTCCCTGAACCATCGCGGTTTGCTCACGGGTTTGTCGAGAGAAGGTGTCAAAATCTATAATCGCATACGGCTCCGCTACTACGAAGATGAGGATGCAGAGGCAGATCGCAGCGCATAGGCGTGAGAGCGACTTGGAGAACTTCGCCATAAGCACAGCTGCCAGCGCCAAAAACGGCACAGAGAGTGGGATTAGGGTCGGTAGAGGTGCTAGACGGTAGCCGAGTATACGGGGGTACCCCTTAAGGAATACAAGATAGTCGGTAGCTAAAGTAAGCATGATAGCTGCGAGAGCGATTGCAAGAGATGCCAGTGGGAGCCTCCAGCTCGTTAACCTGCCCCATTCCTTTAAAGTAGAAAGCGAGACAACGAACAGAAGCGGCGCAAATAGAAACACCGAACTAATTTTTGTGGCAGTTGCAAGGCCGGCACAAAAACCAAAGATAAGATAAGATATGAGGGTGCCGTTCTGGTGTGCTTTAATCAGGGCGATAATAGAGATTAAGCTGAGCGTTGTCAGGGTCACATCGCTGGTAAAGAAGCGCGAGAGCTGTAGGTGAAAGACGTTAAGCGCCATCAGTGTGGCGGCAACCAGCCCAACGGCGGATCGGCGATAGAGCAAGATCGCCAGGTAGTATGAGAGAGGTATAGCAAGGGTGCCCATAATTAGGCAGAAGAGGCGCCCAGAGAAGAAGATCCTGTCGTACGAGAACACCTGACCTGGAAAGACGGCGATTAGCTTAGCAAAGCCCCAGGCTGCGTAGAACGAGAGGCTCCCGTATGCAAACGACTTGGGGTTCATATGGTTTTTACTAAGGGCTTCGGTTACCTGCACCATATGGCGCTCGTCTGGATGGAATCCGATCCCGTGCCAGAGCCCAGTAGAGCGCAGGGATGCGCCGATGATCACTAGCAGGAGTATAATTGCGAGATCGATCCGGCGGGAAAATAGCCAGGCTGTTGTGGCATCGTTTTTGAGCATGGCATAAAGGTAGCGCCTCGTTGCCAGTATGTATAGTAACATTTTTTATAACTTTGTTACGGGGTAGCGAGAGCAAAATCTGCCCTCGCCAAACTCCTCAGAACGGTGAAGTATAGAGGGGTATGAGAATCATAGAATATATACGCCACCATCTGCTTCATATCTGCCTCCTATTTGTGTTGGGGTACGCCGCTATTTACGCGACGGCCTTCGTCCGTATCTATTTTATGGAGCACCCATACCATACGTCATCTGCCTGGATGTTGGAGAATTTCGAGAAAGGAAGCAGGGTCGTCGGGCCACATTGGGATGATGAGCTGCCGATCTCAGTTCCTGGACAGAAACGTTCCCCGGATCTCTTTGTAGTCGGGGGAGGCGAGAGAAAGCTTCCGCTATATGAGCCCGAGACTAGGTCCAAGTTAGACTTAACTCTTCGTCGCATAAGTCAGAGCGACTATATCGTGTTTCCTACCCCGCGCATGGCAGACTCACTGCCCCGTATTCCGGAGGAGTTTCCACAGACCAACGCATTATTACAATTACTGTGGGGAGAGAAGCTCGGATTTAAGTTGGTAAAGAGCTTTAAGAATCGCCCAGAGCTGTTAGGGATTACGTTCAACGACGATCTCGCTGATGAGAGCTTCTCTGTATACGACCACCCTAAGGTGACCGTATTCCAAAACATGGAGAAGCTTTCGAGCGAGGATCTGCGTAAGCGCATAGATGATAAGGAGA
Encoded here:
- a CDS encoding response regulator transcription factor, whose product is MSHALVRVLVIDDDHHIGELLTLHLEDLGLKVTYAADGNRGLELALTDAYDLIMLDVMLPGRDGIEICREIRKRNIRASIIMLTFRGEEVDKIIGLEIGADDYVTKPFSIREVCARVKALLRRSGSSPERLEPALTIEGLTINPSSRNVSLHGKELELTSTEFDLLFYMAKSSGRAFTREHLLNAVWGYSSSAYEHTVNTHINRLRSKIEPDPTNPTFIQTVWGVGYKCIGKSDAVSRAA
- a CDS encoding glycosyltransferase family 39 protein is translated as MLLYILATRRYLYAMLKNDATTAWLFSRRIDLAIILLLVIIGASLRSTGLWHGIGFHPDERHMVQVTEALSKNHMNPKSFAYGSLSFYAAWGFAKLIAVFPGQVFSYDRIFFSGRLFCLIMGTLAIPLSYYLAILLYRRSAVGLVAATLMALNVFHLQLSRFFTSDVTLTTLSLISIIALIKAHQNGTLISYLIFGFCAGLATATKISSVFLFAPLLFVVSLSTLKEWGRLTSWRLPLASLAIALAAIMLTLATDYLVFLKGYPRILGYRLAPLPTLIPLSVPFLALAAVLMAKFSKSLSRLCAAICLCILIFVVAEPYAIIDFDTFSRQTREQTAMVQGLWRPPYTIQYAHTIPYLYHLKQMLWYTMGWPIFIVGALGILVTCAKMALEFVDKVLRRELLSTPFSSEIIPLIFMIVFFTATGYFQVKFPRYLLPLYPILFVFAAAILTPRRRVRRSVQP